AGTGTTAATTAGCATGTAAAGCCTCTTAAAAGCTTGAATAACCTGCTGGATAGAGCCTAAACAAAATATGGGTTATATCATAAATGAATACATCACAAATCAGATCCTTAAAAGGTCCCaagtttttatttcaattttttttttcctgtgccTTGTAAGTAACTCTGAGGTTACAATCTGATCATTATTGTAGTAGAGCCCCAAACAACATAGAACTACATCACTTACAGAAACGCCAATTCAACATGTTATTTAATCGACATTTCTAATTTCTTGATTATTACAAGTAAAAACTGCACAAGAAAGAACATCACATACAaatgtatgtttttttatttattttttaatgtctgTACATAAtgcatatatgttttttttttgataagtcataATGCATATATGTTTGAACAGGCGTGCATGGGATTGGTTTAATCTCTCGTTTTCTTCCAGTCCACTCCAAAGTCTATTACAAGTGAAACTTCAATAAATGTGACCCACCTTAGTCCAGGCCATTTGCTCTCAGTTCACAGCAAGCCAAGTTGCAGCTATAGTCATGCTTCCAACATAGGATGACAAGAAACCCATCGCATATAACAGAGCAGTGCAAAGTTTAGATTTTTACATTGTTTTTCTCGGTCAACATGACATTCAAGAGTatccaaaaattgattttcaaagGTATATGAGATACTATTAATATATAGCAATCTTTGAGTGACATCAAGTTCAGGAAAGAGTGAAACATATACGAGCCAAATTTTCATTCAACAATACGTACATACAATGACTAAAGCCTACATTTACAGCTTAGTTGCCACGAGTAAGAACATAATATAAAATGTACACACATACTTTGTGGGCAGTGTTGCTCTTTGTCTGATCACTTCACTTGCATAAACTCGATGAAAGCATTACCAAGCAAATTCACAGCACCACCCAGAAGCAGAGACCCACCCTCTTCCTTGCTAAGGCTCCAATTCCAAATGACTTAATTCTTGGTCGAACCCAAAAGTTCCATCTTGTTGCAAACTCATATCATAAACGTCAGACTCTGAATCCTTTAACTCATACCCACGCATAATGGAACCCTTCGCTTTCTCTTTCCTATCAAAAGCAACTTGTCCTGAATCCAACCCACTCGAACCATTCGAACCCACGTTCCCAAACCTCCTCCTATTCCCATTCTTCCTCAATTTTCCATTGTTCCTCTTCCCATTTCCTCCATTCAGCCCCGATACTTCCAAACTATCTTTCCGATATGACCCCTCGGTTTCCGATAAATCCTCACCTTCCCATTCACTACAAGACCCACCAGGCAATTTCCTCACAGAACTTCTCTTATTACTCTTAAACCCACTTTCAGAATCCAAAGCCAAACCCTCCTCGACACCGTTTGATTCGTCCAACCCACCATTTCTTCGATAGGGTTTGACGCTATGAACAACCCCTTTGGGAAAAAACCTCGCGGAGGGCAACTCATCCACGGTGTCGAACAACTGGGGTCCGTCCCTCTCGGTCCACATGTCGAACCCTCCTGGCCTTTGGAACCTATCGGCCAAGACCTTAAGTTGCTCGTCTGCTCCGACAGAGAACAAGTTGGGGGCTCTCTCGACGACCTCCCATGGCCGCTCGAGCTCGGACACGGCGGCTTTGAGCTCGGCCCGCTTTCGCATCTCGTAAATCTGGCGCTCGCGGGCGAGGCGAGCCTTGAGGAGTTGTTTCGCTTTCTTGGCCTGCATTCGCTTCCACTGCCACTTGGACACGCCGCCCGGGAACGTCCTGGGGCCTCCGCCCATCCGAATGGTCGTGGTTTTGCGTGTGATGGGTTGGGTCCGGAGCAGAGGGTGAGAGGGTTTTGGGTGGAGGAAGAGCAGGGTCGGAGTTGGACCCGTCAAGGCCTTAGAGAATGACAGATGTTGCGGGAGGGTTTGGATTGAGAGAGACGTCTGGATGATCGACATTGTTTGGGTTTAAAAATCTTGCCGTGATTTTGCTTTGATGGGATTTTGCAGGAAATCGATGAAATTTGGGAGTTGAAGGCTGAAGCACATTGAGCGTTTGTGACACAGAAAAATCACATTATCTGCAGACGGCAGTCCTGATGATGCTGATGGGCTATTGTGGCTAAATAGTTGGGCCTGCTTCTACAGCTTATACTTGGGCCCTTAAACACTCGGATAAGTGTAGGGTTCTATGATTGCTAttcatacaaaaagaaaaactttgggCAAAAAGTGGAAAGTTGAATTTATACTCtctattttgttgttctttATAACAAGTTTGTAAAAGAATTGAGCATCTCTTATTCTTTCCCTAAATTAATAGTAGTTGCTTTTTTCTTTATGGAATACAAAGATGGTACATTCACACAAGAAGCACTAAAACCCATTAGAGAGGATGGTTCCATCTACCGAAGagacatcaaaataaaataaaagtttgcaTTCCGAACAATGCTAGAAATCACATTTTACTGTTGTGTTAGTGctaataaaacttttaaatgaactattgtttaaaataaaattaagaaatgatTAGTATTACCACGTCAACAACagattgaaataataataagataaaagattgtgatttttagtattatttttgcATTCCTAATCATTAAAAttcaatcattttctttctgtttgctattttttttaagctatgATGGATAACTACATATAGCACCAGTGGTCTAGTGGTAGAATAGTACCCTGCCACGGTACAGACCCGGGTTCGATTCCCGGCTGGTGCATcttgttttttcactttttgaactCGGCGGGTCAACCGTCAAACTTCGAACACCATATATGCTATTAACTACACCTATAAAACCCTTCTTCCTTCTACCTGCCTAAAACCCTAGTTCTTCTTTTCGTGTGGGTGCCAACCCCAAGCCAATATGGTAAAGtctttttccttcttaaaaTTAAGGGTTCGAAAAGTTCaatttgttctctgttttttttttttttgggactttCTATAGTTTGTGATTAACTTGTATATTATTCTGTGACGCATTTGTTTATATCAAAGACTGTCGAAGCTGTGAACCCGAAAGCATACCCACTGGCTGATTCCCAGCTGCACACAACGATACTGGACCTCATTCAACAAGCTTCTCAttacaaacaactcaaaaaggGTGCTAATGAAGGTTCATACTGGTTCTCAAAGCTTTTTTTTGTCAGTGCATTTTGTTCTTGGgttcttgtttaatttttgttttgggctTTAATTCAGCTACCAAGACCCTGAACAGGGGGATTTCAGAGTTTGTTGTGATGGCCGCAGACGCTGAGCCCCTTGAAATCCTTCTTCACCTTCCACTTCTTGCAGAGGATAAGGTGCTTTATTTTTCTAACCTGATTTAGCTTTCTTTCTTGTGGATTAATCTCTTTTTTCGCTCAAAAAAGAGTAAACTGTGTACCATGCATGTGGAAGTTATTCAAGAATTTAATTGGGTATACTCTATTCAATTGTACTTGTTTAGTGCATAGACTACTGTTTTTGTGGGAATGTTGTAGTTTCTAATTTATATCAACTCCAATAGATTTTACTAGTGATTGGCAGCTGAGACATATTGAGGATGGTAATCGTTGAATGCttcttatttataatttaaaaaagaaagattttatagggaaaaaatcatttttatttaattcagATTTATCATTCACCCTAGAGTCCACCTTGATGCCGCATTCGACAGGATTTGAAATTGGTCTTTTCTACATGGGTTGGGAAGGGTTGCCGGCACCATGTCTCCCTGTTGCATTTCATGATTGTTTATGGCTTTCAATGTCGTATTTTCCTTTTgccaatgagctttagctcaaatggtacttcGTAGCAAGGTGGAGGTTGAGGGTGGGTTCACTTaccaatcaaaaaaagaatGTAGTACTTTCCTTTTCTGCAGAATATGGAAATGgagatgtattttttttcttcttataccTCGTATATGAGAGTTACTTGTCTAAAATTGTTATCTTAGAATGAAAAATCATCT
Above is a genomic segment from Corylus avellana chromosome ca9, CavTom2PMs-1.0 containing:
- the LOC132192140 gene encoding uncharacterized protein LOC132192140; translated protein: MSIIQTSLSIQTLPQHLSFSKALTGPTPTLLFLHPKPSHPLLRTQPITRKTTTIRMGGGPRTFPGGVSKWQWKRMQAKKAKQLLKARLARERQIYEMRKRAELKAAVSELERPWEVVERAPNLFSVGADEQLKVLADRFQRPGGFDMWTERDGPQLFDTVDELPSARFFPKGVVHSVKPYRRNGGLDESNGVEEGLALDSESGFKSNKRSSVRKLPGGSCSEWEGEDLSETEGSYRKDSLEVSGLNGGNGKRNNGKLRKNGNRRRFGNVGSNGSSGLDSGQVAFDRKEKAKGSIMRGYELKDSESDVYDMSLQQDGTFGFDQELSHLELEP
- the LOC132161688 gene encoding uncharacterized protein LOC132161688, whose protein sequence is MTVEAVNPKAYPLADSQLHTTILDLIQQASHYKQLKKGANEATKTLNRGISEFVVMAADAEPLEILLHLPLLAEDKNVPYVFVPSKQALGRACGVTRAVIACSVTTNEGSQLKSQIQQLKDAIEKLLI